In Aptenodytes patagonicus chromosome 6, bAptPat1.pri.cur, whole genome shotgun sequence, one genomic interval encodes:
- the ERCC3 gene encoding general transcription and DNA repair factor IIH helicase/translocase subunit XPB, with protein MGRKERDKKKSKKRHYDDDEDDEDEAPGRESQEAVPSAAGKQVEDSGTKVDEYGAKDYRQQMPLKADHSSRPLWVAPDGHIFLEAFSPVYKYAQDFLVAIAEPVCRPTHIHEYKLTAYSLYAAVSVGLQTSDITEYLQKLSKTGVPDGIIQFIKLCTVSYGKVKLVLKHNRYFVESTHPDVIQQLLQDHVIRDCRLRNAEGEETELITETFTSKSAISKSSEGGFGPSTSQGTDAQNKPDVPADLFEFYEQMDKDEEEEEETQTVSFEVKQEMIEELQKRCIHLEYPLLAEYDFRNDSVNPDINIDLKPTAVLRPYQEKSLRKMFGNGRARSGVIVLPCGAGKSLVGVTAACTVRKRCLVLGNSAVSVEQWKAQFKMWSTIDDSQICRFTSDAKDKPIGCSIAISTYSMLGHTTKRSWEAERVMEWLKSQEWGLMILDEVHTIPAKMFRRVLTIVQAHCKLGLTATLVREDDKIVDLNFLIGPKLYEANWMELQNSGYIAKVQCAEVWCPMSPEFYREYVAIKTKKRILLYTMNPNKFRACQFLIKFHERRNDKIIVFADNVFALKEYAIRLGKPFIYGPTAQGERMQILQNFKHNPKINTIFISKVGDTSFDLPEANVLIQISSHGGSRRQEAQRLGRVLRAKKGMVAEEYNAFFYSLVSQDTQEMAYSTKRQRFLVDQGYSFKVITKLAGMEEEELSFSSKEEQQQLLQKVLQASDLDAEEEVVAGEYGSKSAQVSRRTGTMSSMSGADDTVYMEYHSSRSKASSNKHIHPLFKRFRK; from the exons ATGGGCAGGAAGGAGCGGG ATAAGAAGAAGTCCAAGAAGCGCCATTACGATGACGACGAAGACGATGAAGACGAAGCTCCCGGCAGGGAGTCGCAGGAGGCGGTGCCGTCTGCGGCGGGGAAGCAGGTGGAGGACAGCGGCACCAAGGTGGACGAGTACGGGGCGAAGGACTACAGGCAGCAGATGCCCCTGAAGGCCGACCACTCCTCGCGTCCCCTCTGGGTG gCTCCTGATGGCCATATTTTTCTGGAAGCCTTTTCTCCAGTTTACAAATACGCACAGGATTTTTTGGTTGCCATTGCCGAGCCTGTGTGCAGACCAACCCACATTCACGAGTACAAGCTGACTGCTTACTCACTGTATGCTGCTGTTAGTGTTGGCTTACAAACGAGCGACATCACAGAGTATTTACAAAAACTGAGCAAGACTGGTGTCCCAGATGGAATAATTCAGTTTATCAAG CTGTGTACTGTCAGCTATGGGAAGGTGAAGCTGGTGCTGAAACATAACAG GTATTTTGTGGAAAGTACCCACCCTGATGTCATTCAGCAGCTTCTGCAAGACCATGTAATTAGAGACTGTCGCCTGAGAAATGCTGAGGGTGAAGAAACAGAGCTCATTACAGAGACATTTACAAGTAAATCAGCG ATTTCCAAATCCAGTGAAGGTGGCTTTGGTCCGTCAACATCACAGGGAACAGATGCTCAGAATAAGCCAGATGTCCCAGCTGACTTATTTGAGTTTTATGAACAGATGGAcaaagatgaggaggaggaggaggaaacccaGACTGTGTCTTTTGAAGTCAAGCAG GAGATGATTGAAGAACTTCAGAAGCGTTGTATCCATTTGGAGTACCCCTTGCTGGCAGAATACGATTTCAGAAATGATTCCGTGAATCCTGATATTAATATAGATCTGAAACCTACAGCTGTCCTCAGGCCCTATCAAGAGAAAAGCCTAAGGAAGATGTTCGGAAATGGGCGAGCCAGATCTGGTGTTATTGTCTTGCCATGTG GTGCTGGCAAGTCTCTAGTTGGAGTGACAGCTGCGTGTACTGTCCGCAAGCGGTGTCTGGTCCTTGGTAATTCTGCAGTGTCTGTAGAGCAGTGGAAAGCCCAGTTCAAGATGTGGTCCACCATTGACGACAGTCAGATATGTCGGTTCACTTCTGATGCCAAAGACAAGCCCATTGGCTGTTCTATTGCTATCAGCACATATTCCATGTTGGGACACACGACGAAAAGATCCTGGGAAGCAGAAAGAGTAATGGAGTGGCTTAAAAGTCAAGAGTGGGGCCTTATGATACTTGATGAAGTACATACTATCCCTG CAAAAATGTTCAGACGTGTGCTCACTATTGTACAAGCTCATTGTAAACTGGGGCTGACTGCTACCCTGGTCAGAGAAGATGATAAAATTGTTGACCTGAACTTCCTGATCGGACCAAAGCTCTATGAAGCCAACTGGATGGAGCTGCAGAACAGTGGCTACATTGCTAAAGTCCAGTGTGCTGAG GTTTGGTGCCCAATGTCACCTGAATTTTATAGAGAATATGTAGCTATCAAAACAAAGAAACGGATACTGCTGTACACCATGAACCCAAATAAATTCAGAGCCTGCCAGTTCCTGATTAAGTTTCATGAGCGACGAAATGATAAAATCATCGTATTTGCTGACAATGTGTTTGCACTGAAGGAGTATGCAATCAGACTTGGGAA aCCCTTTATATATGGTCCTACTGCACAAGGAGAAAGAATGCAAATTCTACAAAACTTCAAGCACAATCCAAAAATCAACACTATTTTCATTTCCAAG GTAGGTGACACATCCTTCGATCTGCCGGAAGCCAATGTTCTGATTCAGATTTCGTCCCATGGTGGGTCTCGAAGACAGGAGGCTCAAAGACTGGGACGAGTGCTGAGAGCCAAAAAAG GCATGGTTGCAGAGGAatacaatgcttttttttattctcttgtaTCCCAAGACACTCAGGAAATGGCATATTCAACAAAGCGACAACGGTTTCTTGTAGATCAAGGTTATAGCTTCAAG GTCATAACAAAGCTTGCAGGCATGGAAGAAGAAGAACTTTCATTTTCATCCAaagaagaacagcagcagcttctccagaAAGTCCTGCAAGCATCTGACCTGGATGCTGAGGAGGAAGTAGTCGCTGGAGAATATGGTTCAAAGTCAGCTCAG